A region from the Desulfitobacterium dehalogenans ATCC 51507 genome encodes:
- a CDS encoding trigger factor, whose protein sequence is MHKFLIGPYKELKLKPLPEFTEDDLNRAVIESTLKLLNEWSKKNKLAEIGDEVIINLNPVCDGIFVPELAKSNFKYTVGDPSMLEQFKNVIHCKAGDSFKMDILFPESAPLERISGKTVTFDADVLEVINHSQQLESSDEIARLIDPAVSSMEELKNNLRGIIADNWSQVIAESKLEMIFEEILAYSEYEFDEEEFKKVYEDILVKTRQSIISSENLSMMPSLLSEDDEYFYEDCKILTEKTILRKLILDEIAHLETIGVTDDEIQEEKKRLLNLAADQTAFYKQFPDEESIGNNLVEEKVAKLLLEWNNK, encoded by the coding sequence ATGCACAAATTTCTCATTGGTCCATATAAGGAACTAAAATTAAAGCCACTCCCTGAATTTACTGAGGATGATTTGAATCGGGCTGTTATTGAGTCCACCTTAAAACTACTGAATGAATGGTCTAAAAAAAATAAGCTCGCCGAGATCGGGGATGAAGTCATCATAAACCTTAATCCCGTTTGTGACGGCATATTTGTACCCGAACTGGCCAAATCAAACTTTAAATATACAGTAGGAGATCCCTCTATGCTGGAACAATTTAAAAATGTCATCCACTGCAAAGCTGGAGATAGTTTTAAGATGGACATCCTCTTTCCTGAAAGCGCCCCTTTGGAGCGGATAAGCGGTAAAACTGTGACCTTCGACGCCGATGTTTTGGAGGTAATCAACCATAGCCAACAACTGGAATCTTCTGACGAAATTGCCAGACTGATTGATCCTGCGGTCTCCAGTATGGAAGAGCTTAAGAACAATCTGCGCGGCATCATCGCCGATAACTGGAGCCAGGTCATTGCCGAAAGTAAGCTCGAGATGATTTTCGAAGAAATCCTAGCCTACTCCGAATACGAATTTGATGAAGAAGAATTTAAAAAAGTGTATGAAGATATCTTGGTTAAAACCCGCCAAAGTATAATATCCTCAGAAAACCTATCCATGATGCCCTCCCTTCTGTCTGAAGATGATGAGTATTTTTATGAAGATTGTAAGATTCTTACCGAAAAAACCATTTTACGCAAATTGATTTTAGATGAAATAGCACACTTGGAAACTATCGGCGTCACTGATGATGAGATTCAGGAAGAGAAAAAACGTTTATTAAATTTAGCGGCGGATCAAACTGCTTTTTATAAACAATTCCCTGACGAAGAATCCATTGGCAATAATCTCGTCGAGGAAAAAGTTGCAAAACTGCTTTTGGAATGGAATAATAAGTGA
- a CDS encoding MBOAT family O-acyltransferase, with translation MLFSSISFLYVFLPIVLLSYFLVPYGVKNVVLLGASLIFYFAGEPIYTVLLIISTLSAYLHGLYIEAHRGLRRAKAALASSILINLGILGFFKYADFFIANWNGLTGGEISLLQIALPLGISFYTFQTMSYAIDVYRGEVKAERSLVNLATYVSLFPQLVAGPIVRYSTVEEDLRRRTHGMTDIALGIRRFVIGLAKKVIIANSMGELCAVFQLSDEKSVLFYWIYALAFTLQIYFDFSGYSDMAIGLGRIFGFRFPENFNYPYISRSITEFWRRWHISLSSWFRDYVYIPLGGNRVSLGKGVRNILIVWFLTGFWHGAEWNFILWGLLFGLLLLMEKLFLNRFLEKLPDGFRRVYTMFFIVCSFVLFNATGLSGALQDFQGMFGVLPLPLWNEVTLYYLKDYAFLLGISLVGATPWLKNLLVKVQSRSKGATAAATLLWAEPIVLTGLLLLVSAYLVDGSFNPFLYFRF, from the coding sequence ATGCTTTTTTCCAGCATCAGCTTTTTGTATGTCTTTCTGCCCATAGTACTCCTCAGTTACTTCCTTGTGCCCTATGGAGTGAAAAATGTCGTCTTATTAGGGGCCAGCTTAATCTTCTATTTTGCGGGAGAGCCCATCTATACGGTACTGCTCATCATTTCCACCCTCTCCGCTTATCTTCACGGCCTGTATATCGAAGCTCATCGGGGGTTAAGGAGAGCAAAAGCCGCCCTGGCCTCCTCGATACTAATCAATCTCGGCATACTGGGTTTTTTCAAGTATGCCGATTTCTTTATTGCCAATTGGAATGGACTGACCGGAGGGGAGATCTCCCTGCTGCAGATAGCTCTCCCCCTGGGCATCAGTTTCTATACCTTCCAGACCATGAGTTATGCCATCGACGTTTATAGGGGGGAAGTCAAAGCAGAACGGAGTCTGGTGAATCTCGCGACTTATGTCTCCCTTTTTCCCCAGTTGGTGGCGGGGCCCATCGTAAGGTACAGCACCGTAGAAGAGGATCTCCGCCGCCGAACTCACGGCATGACGGACATAGCCTTGGGTATCCGCCGTTTTGTGATTGGGCTGGCCAAGAAGGTGATCATTGCCAACAGCATGGGGGAGCTCTGCGCTGTCTTTCAGCTCTCTGATGAGAAGAGTGTGCTTTTTTACTGGATCTATGCCCTTGCCTTTACTCTGCAGATCTACTTTGATTTTTCCGGCTATAGTGATATGGCTATCGGCTTGGGCCGCATCTTCGGCTTTCGGTTTCCTGAAAACTTCAATTATCCTTATATTTCCCGTTCCATCACCGAGTTTTGGCGGCGCTGGCATATCAGTCTCAGCTCCTGGTTTCGGGATTATGTCTATATCCCCCTGGGGGGGAATCGGGTTTCCTTGGGGAAAGGGGTCCGCAACATCCTGATCGTCTGGTTCTTGACAGGGTTTTGGCATGGAGCGGAATGGAACTTTATCCTCTGGGGACTGCTGTTTGGGCTGTTGCTGCTCATGGAAAAGCTCTTCCTGAACCGATTCCTGGAGAAGCTCCCTGACGGATTCCGCAGAGTATATACGATGTTTTTCATCGTCTGCAGCTTCGTCCTTTTCAATGCTACGGGACTATCAGGGGCTTTGCAGGATTTTCAAGGGATGTTCGGGGTACTTCCCTTACCCCTTTGGAATGAGGTCACCCTGTATTATTTAAAGGACTATGCCTTTTTGCTGGGGATTTCTCTCGTTGGCGCCACACCGTGGCTGAAAAATCTGTTGGTCAAAGTACAGTCCCGCTCCAAGGGTGCGACTGCTGCTGCTACTCTTTTATGGGCGGAGCCCATCGTCTTGACCGGCCTTCTTTTGCTTGTCAGCGCTTATTTGGTGGACGGGTCCTTTAACCCATTTTTATATTTTCGTTTTTAA
- a CDS encoding DHHW family protein, producing MTERGKNRVVVLSFFLVLWGFFAASLILKDEALSVSERRKLAGFPELSVQSVFSGELAKELEEYLLDQFPARDDFRRLKAHFSLDILRKKENNGIYLVGDGVYKLEYPLNEGQVSLGAQKINDLYDKYLTGMKVYYGVIPDKSYYVAEENKILAMDYAKMREKLSLEIDHTIKEIELFDCLKAEDYYRTDPHWRQENLGQVVARLAGSMGVDLPPLAGYDRSSFAPFYGAYYGQSALSPKPDEIIYLQSETIANSTLYNLEKNRVTPLYTLEAAGGMDAYDLFLSGASAFLVLENKKEPSGRELIIFRDSFASSLAPLLLEGYSKITLIDLRYMDSKLLPQFITFTDQDVLFLYSTLVFNHSAMLR from the coding sequence ATGACTGAACGAGGAAAAAACAGGGTTGTGGTTCTGAGCTTTTTTCTGGTGCTCTGGGGATTTTTTGCGGCCTCCCTAATACTCAAGGATGAAGCCCTTTCGGTAAGCGAACGCCGGAAGCTGGCCGGCTTTCCCGAGCTTAGCGTCCAAAGTGTATTCTCAGGTGAGTTAGCGAAGGAACTGGAGGAGTACCTGCTGGATCAGTTCCCGGCCCGGGATGATTTTCGCAGGCTTAAGGCCCATTTTTCTTTGGATATTCTAAGGAAAAAAGAGAACAACGGTATTTATCTTGTCGGGGATGGGGTGTACAAACTGGAATATCCCCTCAATGAAGGACAAGTATCCCTTGGGGCTCAGAAAATCAATGATCTGTACGACAAGTATCTTACCGGGATGAAGGTTTATTATGGGGTTATTCCGGACAAGAGCTATTACGTGGCTGAAGAGAACAAAATCCTGGCCATGGACTATGCCAAAATGCGGGAAAAACTAAGCCTTGAGATTGATCACACTATCAAAGAGATCGAGCTTTTTGACTGCTTGAAGGCGGAGGATTATTACCGGACAGACCCCCATTGGCGTCAGGAGAACCTTGGCCAGGTAGTGGCCCGGCTTGCCGGAAGTATGGGGGTGGATCTCCCTCCCTTGGCCGGCTATGACCGTTCATCTTTTGCTCCTTTCTATGGAGCTTATTACGGGCAGTCGGCCCTTAGCCCAAAGCCCGATGAGATCATCTATCTTCAGAGTGAGACCATCGCCAACTCCACTCTATATAACCTGGAAAAGAATAGAGTGACTCCCCTTTACACTTTAGAGGCAGCCGGCGGGATGGATGCCTATGATCTGTTCCTGTCGGGAGCATCGGCATTTTTAGTGCTGGAAAACAAGAAGGAACCCAGTGGCCGAGAGCTGATTATTTTTCGGGATTCCTTTGCCAGCAGTCTTGCTCCTCTTTTATTGGAAGGGTACTCGAAGATTACCTTGATTGATTTGCGGTATATGGACAGCAAGCTTTTGCCCCAGTTCATCACCTTTACCGATCAGGATGTTCTGTTTTTATACAGTACATTGGTCTTTAACCATAGCGCCATGCTGCGCTGA